One genomic window of Cricetulus griseus strain 17A/GY chromosome 3, alternate assembly CriGri-PICRH-1.0, whole genome shotgun sequence includes the following:
- the LOC100772320 gene encoding 60S ribosomal protein L39-like, translated as MSSHKTFRIKQFLAKKQKQNRPIPQWIRMKTNNKFRYNSKRRHWRRTKLGL; from the coding sequence ATGTCTTCTCACAAGACTTTCAGAATCAAGCAATTCCTggccaagaaacaaaagcaaaatcggCCTATTCCTCAGTGGATTCGGATGAAAACCAATAACAAATTCAGGTACAACTCCAAGAGAAGACACTGGAGGAGAACCAAGCTGGGCCTATAA